In Candidatus Syntrophoarchaeum caldarius, one DNA window encodes the following:
- a CDS encoding protein containing Alpha-D-phosphohexomutase, alpha/beta/alpha domain I, protein MNSHHTHIQQMKEIVRASKGFDRVIVVTSSRKQALFWQDRLNKVKNQIMGENTRIYVVVEEWEAGQLLGTLNAWREVCKKEDLYALLEKGGRIAIYHTAGHGKRMAPIVASEGNDKSAIRLPGLLDLDGKKVPMRLLEAVIYQTSIFAPSRSGRLCVFWTDQIFIPSTDDVSYEGKYHVELLSIRGEAPKTREEWEKNWQSYGLVIPDGEGARLLEKQTWDEFLKLIEEGVVKEKNGKIHIAKGLGCFSVSYEFAKDRSAGFKKDLEEKRKLDTDPDLWMPLTSPQFVDEAKRKRLEGLIKRFEKDGPIFGDKDMGEGTYWWDFGQANLYHQNLLKLTADTAEGETMRRFFGEGSSPLVDSTIYNSDLAACVVVSSMLNEVHATESLIYNCIELSGFSADKEVVSDIFHPEKGKIRMRRGIFRDGKKDWDKRLLPNPYSYSELEKLMENVTHDEMEKEKRIWEKYFAAGFGKLFDELSHSVLRLKPARLDKAWGSEVWTASTHPANQTMVETGEIEIPLIHLLNHASDKILGGVIARDFRGEFPIITKFIESKENLSVQVHPSDDDAAALGECDPGKMEGWYILDAQKDAKIYLSLCKTITDLAMIDDSCLNAVDVKQGDVFLIPAGTLHAIGAGVRLFEIQESSNLTYRVWDWGRDRELQIEKAQKVCVFNRDAASLRQQPVERDGEINLLDTVYFTLSTIGSGRWETKGSFHLLTCIEGEATLEVGEKHEVLKTGDTVLVPASIDSYNLSTKGKVLNAYLRTPESIDPVIFQTYDVRALEKDLPDRVCYYLGMGYGTYLRRLKGAEPGTLWVCVGGGVRLSTERIRKPLIDGIRKSGVNVYDVGITTTPELYFSIPFLNADGGINITASHNEAAYNGLKQVIKDADGFILSINSDQMLEIKRTILESDFLYGNGEYVKIEEGLIPRYHNILVESNCRLSRPVWIHLRKNWELKPLLDTLSGIKFPESIDEEKWKEIRAKLRIPDEFDMPETAVERPLDGLKVVIDFGNGTGWRTVSVYENLGCEVVALNDVPDGNFPAHHPDPIKAKYRQELENTVVKIAASESEKEVVGFGHDEDADRVIFIRSDGRVVEGDRTLAIQAKDILSDWDCPTRKPKFIGEVKFSRVAEEFITACGGEYIMTPTGFAFIKKRMREIYKQGEDVVLAAELSGHQMSGHDENWMFDDGTLAAVKILTVIAKARRKGMTFIDLDEEVPRYPATPEINIRLPTNNLAEKEEIVNTVIKVFEEMGLEIDRTDGGIVKWQDENGWLGQALVRKSNTQPMMICRIEGRDEEAKRMIEDVFFDVLASVSTPAVDRLDLESDDYVKSRLKQ, encoded by the coding sequence ATGAATTCGCATCACACCCATATACAGCAGATGAAGGAGATCGTTCGTGCCTCTAAAGGATTTGATCGAGTCATTGTTGTGACATCAAGCAGGAAACAGGCGTTATTCTGGCAGGATAGACTTAACAAAGTCAAAAATCAGATTATGGGTGAAAATACACGAATTTATGTCGTTGTTGAAGAATGGGAAGCAGGTCAACTTCTTGGTACACTTAATGCATGGCGGGAAGTCTGTAAAAAAGAAGACCTCTATGCACTTCTTGAGAAAGGCGGCAGGATTGCAATCTACCATACCGCGGGTCATGGCAAGCGAATGGCGCCCATCGTTGCATCAGAGGGGAATGATAAATCCGCGATCAGACTCCCTGGATTGCTTGATCTGGATGGAAAGAAAGTACCAATGAGGCTTCTTGAAGCAGTGATATATCAGACCTCGATATTTGCGCCATCACGCAGTGGCAGGCTCTGTGTATTCTGGACAGATCAGATTTTCATACCATCAACAGATGACGTATCATATGAGGGGAAATATCACGTCGAACTTCTGAGTATAAGGGGTGAAGCACCAAAAACACGTGAAGAATGGGAGAAGAACTGGCAGTCATACGGGCTTGTAATCCCTGATGGCGAGGGTGCCAGACTGCTTGAGAAACAGACATGGGATGAGTTTCTGAAACTGATTGAAGAGGGAGTTGTAAAGGAAAAAAATGGAAAGATACATATCGCAAAAGGGCTTGGATGCTTCTCGGTCTCTTATGAGTTTGCAAAAGACAGATCAGCTGGGTTTAAGAAAGACCTTGAGGAGAAGAGAAAACTTGATACAGATCCCGATCTATGGATGCCGCTAACCTCACCTCAATTTGTTGATGAAGCGAAACGAAAACGTCTTGAAGGGTTGATTAAGCGATTTGAGAAGGATGGACCGATATTTGGGGATAAAGATATGGGAGAAGGGACGTACTGGTGGGACTTTGGGCAGGCAAATCTCTACCATCAGAATCTCCTCAAGCTGACAGCAGATACAGCAGAGGGTGAGACGATGCGTCGCTTCTTTGGAGAAGGGAGCAGCCCACTGGTAGATAGTACAATTTATAACTCAGATCTTGCCGCGTGTGTTGTGGTTTCAAGTATGTTGAATGAAGTGCATGCTACAGAATCACTTATCTACAACTGTATCGAACTTTCAGGGTTTTCAGCCGATAAAGAAGTTGTTTCAGACATTTTCCATCCAGAAAAAGGAAAAATAAGAATGAGAAGGGGAATATTTCGTGATGGAAAGAAGGACTGGGATAAGAGACTTCTTCCAAATCCCTACTCCTACAGCGAACTTGAAAAGCTGATGGAAAATGTCACACACGATGAGATGGAAAAGGAGAAGCGCATATGGGAGAAATATTTTGCAGCAGGATTTGGTAAGCTCTTTGATGAACTCAGTCATTCAGTGCTCAGGTTAAAACCAGCGCGGCTTGATAAGGCGTGGGGATCTGAGGTATGGACAGCTTCGACACATCCTGCAAATCAGACGATGGTAGAAACTGGTGAGATTGAGATCCCACTGATCCACCTTCTGAACCATGCTTCAGATAAGATTCTTGGAGGTGTGATTGCAAGAGACTTCAGAGGAGAATTCCCGATAATAACCAAGTTCATCGAGTCAAAAGAGAACCTCTCTGTGCAGGTGCACCCATCCGATGATGACGCAGCAGCACTCGGCGAGTGTGATCCAGGAAAAATGGAAGGATGGTACATTCTGGATGCACAAAAAGATGCAAAGATCTATCTCAGCCTCTGCAAAACGATAACAGATCTCGCAATGATCGATGACTCCTGCCTCAATGCGGTTGATGTGAAGCAGGGAGATGTGTTTCTAATTCCAGCAGGTACGTTGCACGCAATAGGTGCGGGTGTTCGTCTTTTCGAGATTCAGGAATCGTCAAATTTAACATACAGGGTGTGGGACTGGGGCAGAGATAGAGAACTGCAGATAGAGAAGGCTCAAAAAGTATGTGTATTTAATCGAGATGCAGCATCACTGAGACAGCAACCAGTTGAGCGTGATGGGGAGATAAATCTCCTTGATACGGTCTATTTCACACTTTCTACCATAGGTAGCGGGAGATGGGAGACTAAAGGTTCTTTCCATCTTCTAACCTGTATCGAGGGAGAGGCTACGCTTGAGGTTGGCGAGAAGCATGAAGTGCTTAAAACAGGGGATACTGTCCTTGTTCCTGCATCAATTGACTCATATAACCTGAGTACGAAAGGAAAGGTCCTGAATGCATACCTTCGGACACCCGAATCGATAGATCCTGTGATATTCCAGACATACGATGTGCGAGCATTAGAGAAAGATCTGCCTGACAGAGTATGCTATTATCTTGGAATGGGGTATGGTACCTATCTCAGAAGGTTAAAAGGTGCAGAACCTGGCACATTATGGGTCTGTGTTGGTGGGGGTGTGAGGCTTTCAACAGAACGGATAAGAAAGCCACTTATCGACGGTATACGCAAAAGCGGTGTAAATGTCTATGATGTGGGAATAACCACAACCCCTGAACTCTACTTCTCAATCCCATTTTTAAATGCAGATGGTGGAATAAATATTACTGCATCGCATAATGAAGCAGCTTACAATGGACTTAAACAGGTTATAAAAGATGCAGATGGATTTATTTTAAGTATAAATAGCGACCAGATGCTTGAGATAAAGAGGACAATTCTTGAATCAGATTTTCTCTATGGAAATGGTGAATACGTTAAGATTGAGGAGGGTTTGATACCCAGGTACCATAACATACTTGTTGAATCAAACTGCAGGCTTTCAAGACCTGTCTGGATTCATCTTCGAAAGAACTGGGAGTTAAAGCCACTTCTTGATACGCTTTCAGGGATTAAATTTCCCGAATCGATCGATGAAGAAAAGTGGAAGGAGATCAGAGCAAAACTCAGGATTCCAGATGAGTTTGATATGCCAGAGACCGCAGTCGAGAGGCCACTTGACGGTTTGAAGGTTGTGATCGATTTTGGGAATGGTACAGGCTGGCGTACAGTGAGTGTATATGAGAACCTTGGGTGTGAGGTTGTGGCACTGAACGACGTACCTGATGGAAACTTCCCTGCTCATCATCCAGATCCAATAAAAGCGAAATACAGGCAGGAGCTTGAAAATACGGTGGTAAAGATTGCTGCCAGTGAATCTGAGAAGGAAGTTGTAGGATTTGGACATGATGAGGATGCAGATCGTGTGATCTTCATTCGATCTGATGGGAGAGTTGTTGAGGGAGACAGGACACTTGCAATACAGGCAAAAGACATTCTGAGTGATTGGGATTGTCCAACCAGGAAACCGAAGTTTATCGGCGAGGTTAAGTTCTCCCGCGTTGCAGAGGAGTTTATAACAGCCTGTGGTGGCGAATATATAATGACCCCGACGGGTTTTGCTTTTATAAAAAAACGGATGCGTGAGATATATAAACAGGGTGAGGACGTTGTCCTCGCAGCAGAGCTTTCAGGGCACCAGATGTCAGGGCATGATGAGAACTGGATGTTTGATGATGGAACGCTTGCAGCGGTCAAGATTCTCACTGTGATTGCAAAAGCAAGGCGTAAAGGCATGACGTTTATTGATCTTGATGAAGAAGTTCCGAGATATCCTGCAACACCAGAGATAAACATCAGGCTACCCACAAACAATCTCGCAGAGAAGGAGGAAATTGTAAATACAGTAATCAAAGTTTTTGAGGAGATGGGACTTGAGATTGATAGAACGGATGGCGGAATAGTGAAATGGCAGGATGAGAACGGATGGCTTGGACAGGCACTTGTTAGAAAGTCAAATACACAGCCGATGATGATATGCAGGATAGAGGGCAGGGACGAGGAGGCAAAGAGGATGATTGAAGATGTTTTTTTTGATGTGCTTGCCAGCGTATCAACCCCTGCGGTGGATCGGCTTGACCTTGAGTCTGATGACTATGTAAAATCACGGTTAAAGCAGTGA
- the hdrA gene encoding heterodisulfide reductase subunit A, whose amino-acid sequence MKTGIFLCGCGGNISDVIDLKEIKEIFESEKFFVKIDEHLCSNQGCRLIVNSIKDYGLERIVIAACSPMIHENRFKKAIADLLNLNFLQIANIREQCGWVHPADEATRKAVALIGAKVERAKYATPQKQERIEPYRKVAVIGGGVSGITAALSLAKCGIEVDLIEQDATIGGHMVQIGKVFSPDKIAIECALCSLAPIMSDLYNHPLINLYDRSTLKEATESMGRFELVIERLPRYVIDRQCLECGKCMYVCPVHVPDECNLGMKMRRAIYIPFPQAIPPTFVVDIKACIECGKCIEACESGAIDLKMSKEEIKLNAGAIVVATGYKRFDLERIKEYGYGRLNNVISQMELARILAVNGPTQGELLSISDRKPPRRITMIQCAGSRDEKVGNSYCSKICCMIALKHASFIREHFPETEVVISYTDMRTMGRFEEYYRYAQDLGVIFIRGRASEVVELDGTLAVRMEDTLSGDQIEVESDMVVLSEGLEASDGTIKVAEILNLNQREGGFIKEAHPKLRPVGTERKGIYVCGCANGPKDITESVIEAGAVSSEVIAHLTGKIELNSKDISDDEFLAEINGHFQWKQEGGGVVLALLDEQVGYRCADNIGAKRLKYPASIRIIMVPSIETVKEEHLRYALDKGADRIILGLHNGLDLEIPEDLEGRVIKENVYTPHFRGLRDIFLNLG is encoded by the coding sequence ATGAAAACTGGAATTTTTTTATGTGGTTGTGGTGGAAACATCAGTGATGTGATCGATCTCAAAGAGATCAAAGAAATATTTGAGAGCGAGAAATTTTTTGTTAAAATCGATGAACATCTCTGTTCCAACCAGGGATGCAGGCTTATAGTGAATTCCATCAAGGATTATGGGCTGGAAAGGATTGTTATTGCAGCATGCTCACCTATGATCCATGAAAATCGCTTTAAAAAGGCGATTGCAGATCTACTAAATTTAAACTTTCTTCAGATCGCAAATATCAGGGAGCAATGTGGATGGGTGCATCCAGCAGATGAGGCAACAAGAAAAGCGGTTGCACTTATAGGTGCAAAAGTTGAGCGGGCGAAATACGCCACGCCACAAAAGCAAGAGAGGATTGAACCATACAGAAAAGTTGCGGTTATTGGTGGTGGGGTTTCTGGTATAACTGCTGCACTATCACTTGCAAAGTGTGGCATTGAGGTGGATCTCATCGAGCAGGATGCAACGATCGGTGGACACATGGTTCAGATTGGAAAAGTATTTTCACCCGATAAGATCGCTATTGAATGTGCACTCTGCTCGCTTGCACCAATCATGAGCGATCTCTATAACCACCCATTGATCAATCTGTACGATCGGTCAACGTTGAAAGAAGCCACAGAATCAATGGGTAGATTTGAGCTTGTGATCGAGCGATTGCCGCGATATGTAATCGATCGTCAGTGTCTTGAGTGCGGGAAGTGCATGTATGTATGTCCGGTACATGTGCCTGATGAATGTAACCTTGGCATGAAAATGAGAAGGGCAATTTACATTCCATTTCCTCAGGCTATTCCGCCAACATTTGTGGTTGATATTAAAGCATGCATTGAGTGTGGAAAGTGCATCGAAGCGTGTGAGTCTGGTGCGATCGATCTTAAGATGTCAAAAGAGGAGATCAAACTCAATGCTGGTGCGATCGTGGTTGCAACAGGGTATAAACGATTCGATCTTGAGCGAATTAAAGAGTATGGATATGGGAGGTTAAATAATGTTATAAGCCAGATGGAGCTTGCAAGGATCCTTGCCGTAAATGGTCCAACTCAGGGTGAACTTCTGAGTATTTCTGATCGTAAGCCACCAAGAAGGATCACCATGATACAGTGTGCTGGATCGAGGGATGAGAAGGTTGGGAACAGTTATTGTTCAAAAATTTGCTGTATGATTGCATTGAAACATGCATCTTTCATCAGAGAGCACTTTCCAGAAACCGAGGTTGTGATTTCTTATACCGATATGCGCACGATGGGGAGATTTGAGGAGTATTATCGTTATGCACAGGATCTTGGTGTGATATTTATTCGGGGCAGAGCCTCTGAAGTCGTGGAACTTGATGGTACCCTTGCTGTGAGGATGGAGGATACACTTTCTGGAGATCAGATCGAGGTTGAGTCTGATATGGTCGTCCTCTCTGAGGGACTTGAAGCATCAGATGGTACAATTAAAGTTGCAGAGATCCTGAATCTGAACCAGCGGGAGGGGGGTTTCATAAAAGAAGCACACCCAAAGCTTCGGCCCGTTGGTACAGAGAGAAAAGGCATCTACGTCTGTGGGTGTGCAAATGGCCCAAAAGACATCACTGAGAGTGTCATCGAGGCAGGTGCTGTCTCATCAGAGGTGATCGCTCACCTCACAGGTAAAATTGAACTCAACTCAAAGGACATTAGCGACGATGAATTTCTTGCAGAGATCAATGGACATTTCCAGTGGAAACAGGAGGGTGGGGGTGTGGTACTTGCCCTTCTTGATGAACAGGTTGGATACAGATGTGCTGATAACATCGGGGCAAAACGACTGAAGTATCCTGCCAGTATAAGGATCATAATGGTACCATCGATCGAAACGGTAAAAGAAGAACATCTCAGGTATGCACTTGATAAAGGGGCAGATCGAATCATTCTTGGGCTGCACAATGGTCTCGATCTTGAGATTCCAGAGGATCTTGAAGGTAGAGTAATAAAAGAGAATGTCTATACACCACACTTCAGGGGATTGAGAGATATATTTCTGAATCTGGGATAA
- a CDS encoding heterodisulfide reductase subunit C — MEIERKFPVEVFEDPRAKEIKFLRCIQCGRCTGGCPAAYVFDDFSPRKVILKLLEGEIDDLLRKDLIWHCGQCYTCHMRCPRGNSPATAVLILRELALERGYSIGKVKEIADQCGRLMWAKGVNFYGEGSRELSDEAICEVQEVLKQSGYKSFLEMLGVDLP, encoded by the coding sequence TTGGAAATCGAAAGAAAATTTCCAGTTGAAGTCTTTGAGGATCCAAGGGCAAAAGAAATTAAATTTCTACGATGTATCCAGTGTGGAAGATGCACCGGCGGCTGTCCCGCAGCTTACGTCTTTGATGATTTCTCACCGCGAAAAGTAATACTCAAGCTTCTTGAAGGAGAAATAGATGACCTTCTCAGGAAAGATTTGATATGGCACTGCGGTCAGTGTTATACATGCCATATGAGATGTCCCAGAGGAAACAGCCCGGCAACAGCAGTTTTGATTTTGAGAGAGCTTGCGCTTGAACGGGGTTATTCAATTGGTAAAGTAAAAGAGATCGCAGATCAGTGTGGCAGACTGATGTGGGCAAAGGGTGTTAACTTCTATGGGGAAGGCTCAAGAGAGCTTTCAGATGAAGCAATTTGTGAGGTGCAGGAAGTTCTCAAACAAAGCGGTTATAAATCATTTCTCGAAATGCTGGGGGTTGATCTTCCTTGA
- a CDS encoding Pyridoxamine 5'-phosphate oxidase-related, FMN-binding core domain protein translates to MDLNDCIKFANENPVCYVATVDGDQPRVRAFLMWFADETGFYFHTAATKSVYKQLKANPKTEVCFYAADTPPAGGRMMRVSGKVEFLDDAELKTRLFKERPFLKMTGLKAPDKLPPVAIFRIYTGEAHFWTMEDNIKESEIERISF, encoded by the coding sequence ATGGATTTAAACGATTGTATTAAATTTGCGAATGAAAATCCTGTCTGTTATGTTGCAACAGTAGATGGAGATCAGCCGAGAGTCAGGGCGTTTTTAATGTGGTTCGCTGATGAAACCGGTTTTTACTTTCACACCGCAGCCACAAAATCGGTTTACAAACAGTTAAAAGCAAATCCAAAAACAGAAGTGTGCTTTTATGCTGCAGATACACCACCCGCTGGCGGCAGGATGATGAGAGTTTCAGGTAAGGTTGAATTTCTTGATGATGCAGAACTTAAAACACGGCTATTTAAAGAAAGACCTTTCTTAAAGATGACCGGACTGAAAGCGCCGGATAAACTTCCGCCAGTTGCGATCTTCAGAATATATACCGGTGAAGCTCATTTTTGGACCATGGAGGATAATATAAAAGAGTCAGAAATTGAGAGAATAAGCTTTTAG
- a CDS encoding 4-vinyl reductase, 4VR domain protein codes for MEEKINNISRKVDSVLTDDWIEGFELGWSWVVDFETEMYRLFPYEKESDILRVLYDAGYNSGIKLGKGILNYFELESKSLKERARYFDAFLSRIQIATIKFSKREKHRALTFVGGTPFARAFLGVTEYAICYHTAGIIAGCTKALFDRDVVVVESRCLARGDNDCEFRVWPDELE; via the coding sequence ATGGAGGAGAAAATTAACAATATAAGCCGCAAAGTCGATAGCGTTCTCACAGATGACTGGATTGAGGGGTTTGAACTTGGATGGAGCTGGGTTGTAGATTTTGAAACAGAGATGTATCGTCTTTTTCCATATGAGAAGGAGAGTGATATACTGAGAGTTCTTTATGACGCGGGATATAATTCAGGAATAAAACTCGGAAAAGGGATTCTGAATTACTTTGAGCTTGAATCAAAGAGTCTGAAGGAACGAGCGCGTTATTTTGATGCTTTTCTTTCAAGGATTCAGATTGCAACGATCAAGTTCTCAAAAAGAGAAAAACATCGTGCCCTTACATTCGTGGGAGGTACACCATTTGCAAGGGCATTTTTGGGCGTAACAGAATATGCAATCTGTTATCATACCGCAGGAATTATCGCTGGCTGCACCAAAGCACTTTTTGATAGGGACGTGGTTGTGGTTGAGTCAAGGTGTCTTGCCAGAGGGGATAATGATTGTGAGTTTCGGGTATGGCCGGATGAACTGGAGTGA
- a CDS encoding methyl-viologen-reducing hydrogenase subunit delta, whose translation MTFEPKIIGFCCNSCSYAAADRAGVEKRSYPSNLRIIRLPCSGKTDVMHILKAFEMGADGVFVAACMDGRCLYLNGNNHAKRRVEILKGHLKTIGLGEERLEVFQLEAAGKSFAEIVEEFTETVKKLGVNPLAGK comes from the coding sequence ATGACATTTGAACCGAAGATCATCGGGTTCTGCTGCAATTCGTGCTCGTACGCAGCTGCTGATCGTGCAGGCGTTGAGAAAAGAAGTTATCCATCGAATTTAAGAATAATTCGACTTCCATGCAGCGGAAAAACAGACGTGATGCATATCCTGAAGGCGTTTGAGATGGGTGCAGACGGTGTATTTGTTGCAGCATGTATGGATGGTAGATGTCTCTATCTAAACGGTAACAACCACGCAAAGCGGCGAGTGGAGATATTAAAAGGGCATCTCAAAACGATCGGTCTTGGTGAAGAGCGGCTTGAGGTATTTCAGCTTGAGGCGGCTGGAAAGAGTTTTGCAGAGATTGTCGAGGAGTTTACAGAGACTGTAAAGAAGCTCGGTGTGAATCCGTTGGCTGGTAAATAA
- a CDS encoding heterodisulfide reductase subunit B, translated as MNEERYYLFKSCVLSAYYPKAEDCLRAIFDELGVEYVNDPAHSSCTGHGYHAGIYPLKTALEVNRRNFSLVKDSNCDDIVASCPTSYAMLKEMSTLLDEPIGVYHGSEVIYKYRDEISEILKYNLEGMRVVTHHGCHFTKIFYNDVTVGDAERPVLLDEIATSLGAEVIDYSERSLCCGMGFKHLLLDQEYCKKIALRKLENIKKADPDLILVHCPGCLLTLDRFQVILEKETGIELQIPVLNYTELITLLLGSDIDAIGAAAHHIRLDNLIKRIEK; from the coding sequence TTGAATGAAGAACGGTATTATCTTTTTAAAAGCTGTGTGCTCTCGGCGTATTATCCAAAAGCTGAGGACTGCCTCAGGGCTATATTTGATGAACTTGGCGTTGAGTATGTCAACGATCCAGCCCATTCAAGCTGTACAGGGCATGGTTATCATGCCGGGATCTATCCACTAAAGACGGCACTTGAGGTCAATCGCAGAAACTTCTCACTTGTTAAAGATAGTAATTGTGATGATATAGTGGCATCCTGCCCAACGAGCTATGCAATGCTGAAAGAGATGTCAACACTCTTAGATGAACCAATAGGTGTTTATCATGGCTCAGAGGTGATATATAAATATCGAGATGAGATCTCAGAGATATTAAAGTATAATCTTGAGGGTATGCGGGTTGTAACACACCATGGTTGCCATTTCACAAAGATTTTTTACAATGATGTTACGGTCGGCGATGCTGAACGCCCAGTACTTCTTGATGAGATTGCAACCTCACTTGGGGCTGAGGTTATAGACTACAGCGAACGAAGCCTGTGCTGTGGTATGGGATTCAAACATCTGCTTCTTGATCAGGAATACTGCAAAAAAATCGCGCTTCGAAAGCTTGAAAACATCAAAAAAGCAGACCCTGATTTGATACTTGTTCACTGCCCAGGCTGTCTTCTTACACTCGATCGATTCCAGGTTATTCTGGAAAAGGAAACAGGAATTGAGCTTCAGATACCAGTTTTAAACTACACAGAGCTTATTACACTCCTGCTCGGATCAGATATAGATGCAATTGGCGCAGCAGCACATCATATCAGGCTCGACAATCTAATCAAGAGAATCGAGAAATAA
- a CDS encoding protein containing DUF372, whose amino-acid sequence MNDRIKSREKAIFEAGIKLGALYHQFIGSPVSPESADSLERAIEESIRNQPYVESISVRIDRNHLKENLNSFGYTELTGLMLEVELAVKVDETRIHAGMKPVDGYPLMSLL is encoded by the coding sequence ATGAACGACAGGATAAAATCGAGAGAAAAAGCAATATTTGAAGCAGGAATTAAACTTGGAGCGCTGTATCATCAATTCATTGGTTCTCCAGTAAGTCCTGAGAGTGCAGATTCACTTGAGCGTGCGATAGAGGAAAGCATCAGAAACCAGCCCTATGTTGAATCAATCTCAGTGAGGATTGATAGAAACCATCTCAAAGAGAACCTGAACAGCTTTGGGTACACAGAGCTTACAGGGCTGATGCTTGAGGTTGAGCTTGCTGTAAAAGTTGATGAAACCCGCATTCATGCAGGAATGAAACCTGTTGATGGCTATCCATTGATGTCACTGCTTTAA